A section of the Quatrionicoccus australiensis genome encodes:
- a CDS encoding SEL1-like repeat protein: MSVMNLNITKIGIGNWRFRTLICQFALILGLALSLTVDAGAGTATERTVANLPDIRLDASFSCVNAKIATAVPGEAEQLYEYARWLRRSESQEYSAELESRIESFYRIAWAYGHDKAGRALRYMLGEGHDLNQDSVAETLDLIGEAIRRDSPDGFFDMGRFLASGRGVRLDNELSWKYYRKSADLGSPQGLDLMGEALTNYGSPSSENIATGFKMLRCAAEQGHGQAARKLAMALKAEKRHAEALKIFQLGVRNGNARSASFLRAYMSGPAPDSDLYYPALKKDTERERRYAAIGAILSEYREYGATVPEIDQIVPLPPAKLPPWDGKLQWLEAHKANLPPPLPSEEHIAEMARAKGLDPKTGRPLVSSAVKGR; encoded by the coding sequence ATGTCAGTGATGAATTTGAATATCACCAAAATCGGTATTGGAAATTGGCGATTTCGGACGCTCATATGCCAGTTCGCGCTAATACTCGGGCTTGCCCTTTCGCTTACAGTTGATGCCGGTGCTGGCACAGCAACAGAACGTACCGTAGCAAATTTGCCGGATATTCGTCTCGATGCATCATTTTCGTGTGTCAATGCGAAAATCGCCACTGCAGTTCCCGGTGAGGCTGAGCAACTCTACGAATACGCGCGTTGGCTAAGGCGTAGTGAGAGTCAGGAATATAGCGCTGAACTCGAAAGCAGGATCGAGAGCTTTTATCGCATTGCTTGGGCCTATGGTCATGACAAGGCTGGTCGGGCTTTGCGATACATGCTCGGCGAGGGGCACGACCTCAACCAAGATTCTGTAGCCGAAACCTTGGACCTCATAGGAGAAGCGATCCGCCGAGACAGTCCCGACGGATTTTTCGATATGGGCCGCTTTCTTGCTAGCGGCCGTGGCGTTCGCCTTGATAACGAACTGTCCTGGAAGTACTACCGCAAGTCCGCAGATCTTGGCAGTCCGCAAGGATTGGATTTGATGGGAGAGGCGCTGACGAACTACGGATCTCCGAGTAGCGAGAATATTGCGACAGGTTTCAAAATGCTCCGTTGTGCCGCTGAACAAGGGCATGGTCAAGCGGCGCGAAAGCTTGCAATGGCGTTGAAAGCCGAAAAACGCCATGCCGAGGCACTGAAAATTTTCCAGCTTGGTGTTCGTAATGGCAATGCAAGGTCAGCGTCATTTTTGCGGGCCTACATGAGCGGCCCTGCGCCTGATAGCGACTTGTATTATCCGGCACTCAAAAAAGATACTGAGCGCGAGCGCCGCTATGCTGCTATTGGTGCGATTCTTTCCGAATATCGCGAATACGGCGCCACTGTCCCCGAAATTGACCAGATCGTGCCCTTGCCACCGGCCAAGCTTCCCCCTTGGGACGGCAAGCTGCAATGGCTGGAAGCCCACAAGGCCAACCTGCCGCCGCCGTTGCCGAGCGAAGAGCACATTGCCGAAATGGCCCGCGCCAAGGGCCTGGACCCGAAGACCGGGCGACCACTGGTGTCGAGCGCGGTGAAGGGGCGCTGA
- a CDS encoding DUF2345 domain-containing protein, whose translation MLESYDDPGLYAFASNAEAERYQRLIMEAFESGQDSNFAITDKARIHAGQAIGLLAGAIQASEGNTSIKLIAAKDDIDLQAQSDEMKFQSKKNMKLVSANANIDFAAAKKGDYALPKVPSNPFETMAPHFDFKLTDTRAKDVLKKEPAAAVASVTTGLQGQSDAA comes from the coding sequence GTGCTTGAATCCTACGATGACCCCGGCCTCTATGCCTTTGCCAGCAACGCTGAGGCCGAGCGTTATCAGCGTCTGATCATGGAAGCCTTCGAGAGCGGCCAAGACAGCAACTTCGCCATCACCGACAAGGCCAGAATCCATGCCGGCCAGGCCATCGGCCTCCTGGCCGGCGCCATACAGGCCAGCGAAGGCAACACCAGCATCAAGCTCATCGCCGCGAAAGACGACATCGACTTGCAGGCGCAGAGCGACGAGATGAAGTTCCAATCCAAGAAGAACATGAAGCTGGTGTCAGCCAATGCGAACATCGACTTCGCGGCGGCGAAGAAGGGAGATTATGCGTTGCCAAAAGTCCCCAGCAACCCATTTGAAACCATGGCACCGCACTTTGATTTCAAGCTGACAGATACGCGTGCCAAAGATGTGCTGAAAAAAGAGCCTGCGGCGGCGGTTGCTTCGGTGACTACAGGTCTTCAGGGGCAATCCGATGCGGCGTAA
- a CDS encoding T6SS immunity protein Tli4 family protein, which produces MRRKYLALLASIICGSAGCSETAPPEWPKECVGRLQLALPGEADQGAYLFKDLIVDREKYGGWASTVFFDGQHDGWTAFSISHITHPLTHPEKQLVAREFQKIVDRATKFHKSKVVFLPVNKQHGQAWAVTNRDIGLDVIVNDSVFLWGNATSSDTEFVLAKEKLNRLINGLRPRTLFDVPSEPGLCLPYVFIPDGGQEKHAIAMTYRLKEHPDITVNLKSETAKATPKAGADIRQDSVTNDFRTDTFWGTVTAPGNLKSARSIWHLPARQSIQLAGCPGQETFLAVVRNDSAEEDYIYLSVARGNPDAPEAAPDIRFFVEQQRENAIKRGITPLTQDEVLKLARQIAASVGPRQGK; this is translated from the coding sequence ATGCGGCGTAAGTACTTGGCGTTATTGGCTTCCATCATCTGCGGAAGCGCGGGCTGTTCAGAAACTGCTCCGCCCGAATGGCCGAAAGAGTGTGTCGGGCGCTTGCAACTGGCTTTGCCGGGTGAAGCGGATCAGGGGGCATATTTATTCAAAGATTTGATTGTTGATAGAGAGAAATATGGTGGCTGGGCATCCACCGTGTTTTTTGACGGACAGCATGATGGTTGGACAGCGTTTTCTATATCACATATTACTCACCCGCTAACTCATCCGGAAAAGCAACTGGTTGCGAGAGAGTTTCAGAAAATTGTTGATAGAGCGACTAAATTTCATAAGAGCAAGGTGGTTTTTCTACCGGTCAACAAACAACATGGTCAGGCATGGGCCGTTACTAATAGGGATATTGGGCTTGATGTCATAGTTAATGACTCAGTTTTTCTATGGGGAAACGCGACAAGTAGCGATACTGAATTTGTGCTAGCCAAGGAGAAACTCAATCGCCTAATTAATGGTCTGCGCCCCCGCACACTTTTCGACGTTCCTTCCGAACCGGGCCTTTGTCTCCCCTATGTATTCATTCCGGACGGCGGGCAGGAGAAGCATGCCATCGCAATGACTTACCGCCTCAAGGAACATCCGGATATCACGGTAAACCTCAAGAGCGAAACAGCCAAAGCAACCCCCAAGGCTGGTGCCGATATCCGACAAGATTCCGTCACGAACGATTTTCGAACAGATACTTTTTGGGGAACCGTCACAGCCCCCGGAAACCTTAAGTCCGCCAGAAGCATCTGGCATTTGCCTGCTAGGCAATCGATTCAACTTGCAGGTTGCCCAGGCCAAGAAACCTTTCTTGCAGTTGTCCGAAATGATTCCGCAGAAGAGGACTACATCTATCTCTCCGTTGCCCGAGGCAATCCGGACGCCCCGGAAGCAGCGCCAGATATCCGTTTTTTCGTCGAACAACAACGAGAAAACGCCATCAAGCGGGGTATCACGCCCTTGACGCAGGATGAAGTCCTGAAACTTGCACGGCAAATTGCTGCGAGTGTTGGGCCGCGTCAGGGTAAGTAG
- the leuS gene encoding leucine--tRNA ligase — protein sequence MEAFEARYKPKKSIATSVPTTLALSGKHRCLESHDDAGPYAFASTAEAERNGRLAMDALEARYQTWLGRGTVRSLAVGTRLDLIGLPINPAKPDVDHRYIITSLFYVDVNNLTGNAPKAPRAKQEQHPPQPGPTAQPIDQSSRPPPPTGIIPPLFNDFQRNPMQDKYTPADIERAAQSHWNKTGAARAVEDTTKPKYYCLSMFPYPSGKLHMGHVRNYTIGDVLSRFHKMQGFNVLQPMGWDAFGMPAENAALQNNVPPAGWTYSNIDYMRKQLQSLGFAIDWEREFATCTPEYYRWEQWLFTRLYEKGLVYKKLGTVNWDPVDHTVLANEQVIDGRGWRSGALIEKREIPMYYMKITAYAEELLSELDNLPGWPEQVRLMQKNWIGKSTGVRFAFPLAENPEEKLWVFTTRADTIMGVTFVAVAAEHPLAQRAAVNNPELANFIEECKKGGVAEADIATMEKKGLPTGIFVTHPLTGEQVEVWVGNYVLMSYGDGAVMAVPAHDERDFAFALKYNLPIKQVVAVDGESFSDQAWAESYADKVKGKLVNSGKYDGLGYEAAVDAIAADLAAKDLGDKKVQFRLRDWGISRQRYWGCPIPIIHCKTCGDVPVPDAQLPVVLPENVEITGAGSPLARMPEFYECKCPKCGSDARRETDTMDTFFESSWYFLRYACPDNTTAMVDERVAYWCKGGIDQYIGGIEHAILHLLYSRFFTKLMRDVGLIGDLGEPFANLLTQGMVVAPTFYRDLDGGKKQWINPADVDVVTDEKGRPTGATLRADGLPVVIGGTEKMSKSKNNGVDPQALIDQYGADTARLFIMFASPPDQSLEWSDAGVEGAYRFLRRLWKTTYDHVQAGLVDAKIEQSSLSTAQADLRRKLHQTMGKVADDYGRRKQFNTAIAAVMELLNAYDKCDLADASGRALAQETLESIALLLFPIVPHIGQALYAELKPGLDAGNQTFPKADPAALKQDEIELMVQVNGKLRGSIRVAAEADKASIEAAALASEGAVKFMEGKPAKKVVVVPGRLVNIVV from the coding sequence ATGGAAGCCTTCGAGGCGCGTTACAAGCCCAAGAAGAGCATCGCCACCAGCGTCCCGACCACGCTCGCCCTGAGCGGCAAGCACCGCTGCCTCGAATCCCACGACGATGCCGGTCCCTACGCCTTCGCCAGCACAGCCGAAGCCGAACGCAACGGCCGCCTCGCCATGGACGCCCTCGAAGCCCGCTACCAGACCTGGCTCGGTCGCGGCACCGTGCGCAGCCTGGCCGTCGGCACCCGCCTCGACCTGATCGGCCTGCCGATCAACCCCGCCAAGCCAGACGTTGACCATCGTTACATCATCACCAGCCTCTTCTACGTCGACGTCAACAATCTCACCGGTAACGCCCCGAAGGCCCCCCGCGCAAAACAAGAACAACACCCTCCGCAACCAGGACCTACAGCGCAACCCATCGACCAATCAAGCCGCCCCCCGCCCCCAACCGGTATAATCCCGCCCTTATTCAACGATTTTCAGCGGAACCCCATGCAGGACAAATACACCCCGGCCGATATCGAACGTGCAGCCCAGAGCCACTGGAACAAAACCGGTGCCGCCCGCGCCGTCGAGGACACCACCAAGCCCAAGTACTACTGCCTTTCGATGTTCCCGTATCCGTCGGGCAAGCTGCACATGGGGCATGTCCGCAACTACACAATCGGCGACGTATTGAGCCGTTTCCACAAGATGCAGGGCTTCAACGTGCTGCAGCCGATGGGCTGGGACGCCTTCGGCATGCCGGCCGAGAATGCCGCGCTGCAGAACAACGTGCCGCCGGCCGGGTGGACTTATTCCAACATCGACTACATGCGCAAGCAGTTGCAGTCGCTGGGTTTCGCCATCGACTGGGAACGCGAATTTGCGACCTGCACGCCCGAGTACTACCGCTGGGAACAATGGCTGTTCACCCGCCTCTATGAAAAGGGCCTGGTGTACAAGAAGCTCGGCACCGTGAACTGGGACCCGGTCGATCACACCGTGCTCGCCAACGAACAGGTCATCGACGGCCGCGGCTGGCGTTCCGGCGCGCTGATCGAGAAGCGCGAGATCCCCATGTACTACATGAAGATCACCGCCTACGCCGAAGAACTGTTGTCCGAATTGGACAATCTGCCGGGCTGGCCCGAGCAGGTGCGCCTGATGCAGAAGAACTGGATCGGCAAGAGCACCGGCGTGCGCTTCGCCTTTCCGCTCGCGGAAAATCCGGAAGAAAAGCTGTGGGTCTTCACCACCCGCGCCGACACCATCATGGGCGTCACCTTCGTTGCCGTTGCCGCCGAGCATCCGCTGGCGCAGCGCGCAGCGGTCAACAACCCGGAACTGGCCAATTTCATCGAGGAATGCAAGAAGGGCGGCGTTGCCGAAGCCGACATTGCGACGATGGAAAAGAAGGGCCTGCCGACCGGCATTTTCGTCACGCATCCGCTGACCGGCGAACAGGTCGAAGTCTGGGTCGGCAACTACGTGCTGATGAGCTATGGCGATGGCGCCGTGATGGCCGTGCCGGCGCACGACGAGCGCGATTTTGCCTTTGCGCTCAAGTACAACTTGCCGATCAAGCAGGTCGTTGCCGTCGACGGTGAATCCTTCAGCGACCAGGCCTGGGCCGAGTCCTATGCCGACAAGGTCAAGGGCAAGCTGGTCAATTCCGGCAAATACGACGGTCTCGGCTACGAAGCCGCCGTCGACGCCATCGCTGCCGACCTCGCCGCCAAGGATCTCGGCGACAAGAAAGTCCAGTTCCGCCTGCGCGACTGGGGCATTTCCCGCCAGCGCTACTGGGGCTGCCCGATCCCGATCATCCACTGCAAGACCTGTGGCGACGTGCCGGTGCCGGACGCGCAATTGCCGGTCGTGCTGCCCGAGAACGTCGAGATCACCGGTGCCGGTTCGCCGCTCGCCCGCATGCCCGAGTTCTACGAGTGCAAGTGCCCGAAGTGCGGCAGCGACGCCCGCCGTGAAACCGACACCATGGACACTTTCTTCGAGTCCTCCTGGTACTTCCTGCGCTACGCCTGCCCGGACAACACCACGGCCATGGTCGACGAGCGCGTCGCCTACTGGTGCAAGGGCGGCATCGATCAGTACATCGGCGGCATCGAGCACGCCATTCTTCACCTGCTGTACTCGCGCTTCTTCACCAAGCTGATGCGCGATGTCGGCCTGATCGGCGACCTCGGCGAGCCCTTCGCCAACCTGCTGACCCAGGGCATGGTTGTCGCCCCGACCTTCTACCGCGATCTCGATGGCGGCAAGAAGCAGTGGATCAACCCGGCCGACGTCGATGTCGTCACCGACGAGAAGGGCCGCCCGACCGGCGCCACCTTGCGCGCCGACGGCCTGCCGGTGGTTATCGGCGGCACCGAGAAGATGTCGAAGTCGAAGAACAACGGCGTCGATCCGCAGGCGCTGATCGACCAGTACGGCGCCGACACGGCCCGCCTGTTCATCATGTTCGCCTCGCCGCCCGATCAGTCTCTGGAATGGTCCGATGCCGGCGTCGAAGGCGCCTACCGCTTCCTGCGCCGTTTGTGGAAGACGACTTACGATCACGTCCAGGCCGGTCTGGTCGACGCGAAAATCGAGCAAAGTTCACTGTCGACCGCCCAGGCCGACCTGCGTCGCAAGCTGCACCAGACCATGGGCAAGGTTGCTGACGACTACGGTCGCCGCAAGCAGTTCAACACGGCGATCGCCGCCGTGATGGAACTGTTGAACGCCTACGACAAGTGCGACCTTGCCGATGCCAGCGGCCGCGCGCTCGCCCAGGAAACCCTGGAAAGCATCGCGCTGCTGCTCTTCCCCATCGTGCCGCACATCGGTCAGGCGCTTTATGCCGAGCTGAAGCCGGGCCTCGATGCCGGCAACCAGAC